The region GAGACAGGGTTTTTCTATGGAGAACAGCTCTATCGCGAAAAACGGGATATTTTTTATCTCGATGATGGCCGATACACCACTTGCGATGCCGACGAGCCGCATTTTCATTTTCACTCCAAGCGCCTCAAACTCATTGAAAATGACCGGCTTATCGCCAAGCCAGTAGTGCTGAGTATTGGTCGACTGCCGATTCTTGCGATTCCGTACTATGTGTTTCCGCTCAAAAAGGGACGACACTCGGGCATACTTCCCTTCACATTCGGAAATATAGAGCGGGGCGAGCGCTATATCCGAAATGTCGGCTACTATTTTGCGCCGTCTGAATTTTGGGACGCCCAAGCCGCGCTTGACTATTATGAACAGCAGCGGTCAGTCAACTTCTATGGAAAGCTCAACTACAATAGGCGGTATCTCTTCAATGGCTCATTCGACGGTAACTATACTCGCCAGACGGGGTATAACCGATCAACGGCGGACGAATTCAAATCCGCTCGCTGGACTTTGCGAGGTTCGCACAATCATGATATTAGCCCGAGTTTCAGGGTAACATCCTCGGGACAGATACAATCTGATGCGACATATTATAATGACTTTTCTACAAACTTAAGCGACCGGCTTAACAGGGTGCTGTCCTCAAGGCTTAATTTTTCTAAGCGATTCAGCCAGTCGGTTTCTCTGTCGGGTCTGTTTTCGCAGGAACTGGATCTCGATCGAGATTCGCGCACAACAACATTTCCAGCCCTTTCCCTTTCACTTCCGGTCATTCGTCCTTTCGGAGCAGGGAATGTCGATGAGAAGGGGATATTGGACCAAGCATGGTTTAACAGGCTCACTGTGAGCTATCGCCCATCATTGTTGAATTACTCCAGCCGCTCGGTATCAAAACGGGTGGATGTCGACACCGCTCTTTTTGCCGATACACTGGTCACCGATACCCTTATTTTGATTGACACTCTCTCGTCTCATAACAGGAAACAATACACGAGGATTGACCATCCATTCACGGCATCACTCCCTCTCACGATCGCGCGCTACTTTACACTTAGCCCTGGTTTTTCTTACACGGAAAATTGGTTTAGGATATACAATACAGCTTTTGCGGATTCCCAGGGTATCGAAGCTGGCGCCTACCGGACTTATCTATACAGTACTGGTGTCGGACTCTCGACCAAGCTCTACGGGACAGTCACGCCCAATATTTTCGGACTTGCCGGGCTGAGGCAGGTGCTTACGCCCAATGTCTCTTACAGCTACACGCCGCAACTAAACCGCTTTCCTGAGATTAGGGCCTACGCCGGAGGGGGAGCCGGAAGCACACGCCGAAGCCAAGCCGTTTTACTCGGTCTTGATCAGGTATATCAGGCTCGTGTCGGTGAAGGAGAATTTGCCCGAGTCTACCAACTTCTGTCAGTAACCACAAATTTCGGTTACGATTTTGAGGCAGGGGAGAGAAAGTACTCGGATCTAAACACAAGTTTTTCCTCGACACTATTACCGAGGATAAATTTTTACGGTAGTTTGACGCATTCGCTCTACGAGCAAAATTCTAACACACTCAATTTCTGGTCGCCAAGCTTACAAAGCTTTGATTTTAATGCCTCTATCTCGCTCAATGGCACCTCGTTTATCTTCGACGATGTCTTCTCCAGACAACCCCAAGGCGTTGATTCGGCAAGCCATGTGGGTGTGGGGGGACAATTTGGCGGTCGAAAGGGCTGGGATCTCTCGGCTACATACAGCTTCAGTGAAAGCGGTTATCACACGCTGTACCGCAAAGAGAGCTTCATCCGCTTCTCGCTTCAGTTTAACCTAACATCGCAGACAACGGTAGATTATTCGCAGTATTATGACTTTGGCGAGGGACAAACGATAAATAACGAAGTAAGCATTACCCGAACTATTCACTGCTGGACGGGTAATTTTTACTGGGTTCCGATTGGATCAAATCACGGCTATGGTTTCAGGCTCTTTGTTACGGCCATACCGGCAATCAAAATCGACAATTCTCAGAGCAATCTGAATAGCGGAACATTTTTCAACAACAGATAGTCTTGGGCGATCTTCCTATTTTCACGGCAAAGCCGCCTTTCCGGCACATGGTTTTAAGTTTTTTAGTTGACACAATTTCGGGCATTCTCCTCTTTGTCGGGCGAATAGAGAAATAAGTAACCTAAACGAAGTATTTCAGGAAGGGAAACCGCAATGACTAAGGATGAAATGATTGCGATGATCGCTCAGAGCACAGGGATCACGAAGGGCCAAGCGACATCGGCCATGCTGACATTTATGGAAGGTGTGACCACCCAGCTGAAAAAGGGGAAGAAGGTCAGTTTCACAGGTTTCGGGACTTTTTCCATCTCCAAGAAAAAAGCCCGCACCGGACGTAATCCCCAAACAGGGGCGGCAATCGCCATTCCGGCGACAAAAGTTCCGGTTTTTCGCGCGGGAAAGCGACTTAAGGAAGCCGTGCGGAAATAAATCGCTATCGATTTATTTCTTTCAGGCAGGGCAGGTGTCCTGCCTTTTTTATTGAATTTGAAACCTGTTTCTTTCAACCGTCTCATTTATATTAATTCATGGCAAAATCGAGAAGAAGAAAATATCTCTCTGCTTGGCGGATAATTGTCGGTGTTGGGTGCACCGTCCTGGCGATGTTACTATTTGTTTCGTTAGCTTCGCACCAGTCGATCGATGACGACCGCGTCATTGAAAAAGTCGACGGTCGGCTCAATCCATTCGAACTTCCTTGGGAGAACAAGGGCGGAATGCTGGGAGCCTATTCGACGTTTGCCTTGCGTACGATGCTCGGATGGCTGTCAGTTTTTGTTCCGCTCGGCCTTATCTTCTTTTCGATTAGAATGTTCGCTGTCAAAAAAGCCGACACGTTTCGGTTTCATTCTCTTCTGCTCTTTGTTATCTGTCTGCTTGGGGCAATGGTCTACAATCTCCATCTGATTGGAGTCAATACAGAATCTGATTTTGATCCGAGGGGGGGAGGATTAATCGGGCAATCACTGACAGAGCTTATTGTCAAGTTGGTTGGGCCGGTTGGTTCATATATTTTCCTGTCCGGCACGGGCCTGGTGCTTCTCCTTGTGTATACGTCAATTGTTCCATTGTTGTCGTCATGGGTTCGTGTGCCAGGATCGAAACTTGCTAAGAAAAGCTATCGTCTTCTGGCTGGGGCCTTCAACTCCATCTACACAAGCCTTCGTTTTGGAGAACCCCCCAATATTGAAGACGAAAGCGGGTTAGACTCTGATAGCATTGAGGACTTTGACTCCGACAGACAAGTTGCTCCAAATGAATCACCCAGCGAAGATGGCTCTGAGTTCTCCGATGAACTTGCCACTGCAACGAACAAAAAGCGCACTGTTCCAAAAAAGACTGCACAGCCGGTACAAATAAAGTCAGTTGATTATACATACCCGTCAGTCGAGCTTTTGCAGCCGAACCCTATCACAGAATCAGCGGTATCGGTGGAAGAACTTCTTGCCACCTCTCGAGCGCTCAAGGAAACACTTGAGACCTTCGGGATTAGTATAGACGGAGGAATCGAAAAATATCCCGGGCCAGTCATTACCCGCTACGAATTTAAACCCGGAGTGGGTATCAAAGTGAATCAGATTCTTGGCCTTGCCGACGATCTGGCTCTTGCGCTCAAAGCCAAGCGCATTCGTATTATCGCTCCGATTCCCGGCAAGGCCGCTGTCGGAATCGAAATCCCCAATCGCAATCAACAAATGGTTTACTTGCGTGAAATTCTTGATTCACCCGAATACAAGGATGCCAGTATCCGTCTCCCCTTGGCTTTGGGGAAGACGACTTCCGGCAAACCCTTCGTTGCGGACTTGACTCGCATGCCTCATTTGCTTGTAGCCGGAGCGACCGGTTCAGGCAAATCAGTCTGCATGAATATTCTTATTTCATCGCTCATCTATCGTTTTCATCCGATGCAAATTAAATTTGTCTTCATAGACCCTAAGATGCTTGAGCTTTCCATCTACTCCGGTATCCCGCACCTCTCGCGGGCTGTGGTGACCAAACCAAAAATGGCCGAAAAAGTACTCGCCGACACAGTTGTAGAAATGGAAAGCAGATATCGCCGGCTTGCAATTGCATCGGTTCGAAATATCGAAGATTTTAATAGAAAGCAGAAAAACGAAGAGGATAAACTTGCCTACATTGTCGTCTTTGTCGATGAACTTGCCGACCTAATGATGTCTTCAACATCGACAAAAACAGAACTGCTTATTACCCGCCTGGCTCAGATGGCGCGAGCTGTGGGAATACACCTTGTTCTTGCCACACAACGGCCGTCAGTGGATGTTATCACCGGACTTATTAAAGCGAACTTTCCGGCAAGGATTTCATTTCAGGTCTCATCGAAAGTTGATTCGAGGACTATTATTGATGGCAACGGAGCCGAAAAATTGCTTGGAAATGGTGATATGTTATTCCTGCAGGCTGGTCAGCCTGAGCCGATGCGTATCCATGGAGCCTATGTATCAAGCGAGGAAACCGAGCGGCTTGTCACATTTATCAAGGACCAGAATATTAATCTAAATCCAGAAGAGAGCGCTTTCCCAGAGAGCGAAGATGACAGCGAAAGCGACATTGACCTTGGCGATCCGCTCTTCCGCGAGGCTTGCGAAGTGGTAATCAGACATAAACAAGGGTCAGTTTCACTTCTCCAGCGACGACTTGGGATCGGTTATCAGAGGGCGGCCCGGCTTATTGACAAACTTGAGCAAGCCGGAGTCGTTTCGGTTTTTGACGGCTCAAAGGCTCGCGAAGTCCTTGTCGATAAGATATATCTGGAGTCTTTAACGAACTCTTCACCTCGCAAAGTTTCAAGTGAAACTCCCTGACCAAATACTTGTTTATCCGTATAACTACAATGAATAAGACACTTGGTATGGCAATAGTTGTGTCCTTCGTGATTGTTTCACAGGGCAGAGGAGACAGTTTTGATTCTATAAAGAAAGAACTGTCCGAGGCAGATTGTGTCCGTATCGAATTCCTGAGTGTACTTGAATCCAAAGTATTTGAGACTGTCGATACCATGCCCGGCACCGCCCATATAGCCGAAGCCGGTTCATATCGAATTCAACTGGGACCCGACTGGTTTCTCTATGATGGGACTGATCTGTACAGCTACTCTTTTGATAATAATCAGGTCACAATTGAAAAAGTGCCACCTGAGCGGGCATTAAATGAAGAAATTTCCTTTCTGACGCGACTTGACGAATTCTATAAATCATATATACTTACACCTGGTTCGCGCTATCGTTTGATAAAGCAGAAGTCAAATGACACGAATATTCCTGACTCGATGATTGTCATGATAGACGCAAAAAAGAAAGTAATTGAACGAGTTGAATACCTTGATGAGAATAGTGACCGTAACGTGATTCATATTATTTCACAAAATACAAAAGCCGCCTGCAAATCCGATCAATTTAAAGCGGATATTTCAGATTCCTGCGATGTCGTACGCATAAACTGATTCTATGAAATTTTTTATATCCAAGCTCGGCTGTCCGAAAAACGATGTTGACGGCGACTACATTGCCGCCCGGCTTATTGATGAAGGACATACTCCAGTGGCAACAGCAGAAGAGGCCGAATCAGTTATTGTCAATACCTGCGGTTTCATCCTGCCGGCCAAAGAAGAATCAATAAACGAAATCCTTCGCATGGGACAACTCAAAAACGAGGGAACAGTAAAGACCGTTTACGCAACTGGCTGTCTTACTCAGCGCTATGGCGATGACCTGCTCGAGGGAATACCAGAGCTTGATGGCGCTTTCGGCCATGGCGCGCTCGATTCAATAGCAAGAGCCGTCACGAACTCGAGCAAGCTCAAGACAACTGTCAAAATAGAGTCGCGCAAGCTGGGCTACCTTTCGTGGAAGAATCGCTTTATTGCTGACAGTTTGCCCTATTCATATTTGAAAATATCAGATGGCTGCGACCGGACATGCACCTATTGCGCAATCCCCGGGATGCGTGGCAAATTTCGCAGCAGACCGCTTGACTCGATTGTTAACGAAGCTGAGTTTTTGGCTAAAAACGGCAAAAAAGAATTGATTCTTGTTTCGCAGGAGGCGACTCTCTATGGTTACGAACTCCCCGGCAAGCCAACTATAGTAACACTGCTTGAAGAGCTTGAGAAGATACAGGGCGTCGAGTGGATTCGGCTCATGTACCAGTACCCGGCCCATTTGACAGACAACCTTATTGATTACCTCGCCGATGAGAATAAGACTTTGACCTATTATGATCTTCCGTTTCAGCATGCGAATACAGATGTTCTCAAACGCATGAACCGGATGATAGACAAGCAAAATATTGAGCGCTTAATTTCGCGTATCAAGTCAACAGGAAACAATCCCGCCCTTCGGACGACATTTATTGTAGGATTTCCGGGTGAAACAGATGAAGAGTTTGAGGATCTGAGGGATTTTGTTATCGAACATCGCTTTGAACGCATGGGGGTTTTCACCTATTCTGCAGAAGAAGGGACACCAGCAGGAACGATGGCAAATCAGATACCTGAAGCGATTAAGAAGGAACGAATGGAAGAACTTATGAGCATTCAACACGATATTGCTCGTGAGATAAACCTTGAATTAATCGGCTCTGTTCAGGACGTGATTGTCGACTATGTCAATGGTGATGCAATAGGCCAAGGTCGTACCAAAGCCGATTGCCCCGATATTGATCAGGAAGTGGTCGTTAAGGGAGAGAATTTGAGTGTCGGTGACATTCGAAGAGTGCGAATCGAATCACTCGACGGATATGATTTAATCGGAAGAGTGGTGGAGGCGTAGAATGATTCAGATTGAAAAACTCGGCATTTTTCTATCAAAGCCTGTCGCAGTCATTCTCGTCGGAATCTATCTCCTTCAGTCGGCCCTATTGGTCTATTTGGTGCGGGACAAATTTCACCTCGAACAGCAAATAGATTTTCAGCAAAAGCAGATCGGTGAGTTTGAAGAGAAGCTTCAGATATTAAACGCCATCGAAGGATTCCAGATCGGATTTAGCGACGATGAAGTCCGAAGTTTAACCGAAGTGATATACTCCGAAAGCAACAAATATGACTACGACCCGATGTTTATTCTGGCCGTAATACTTGTGGAATCATCGTTCAAGCGGGGTCAGCAGTCCGAAAAGGGAGCGATGGGGCTTATGCAAATGATTCCCTACGTCGGCGAGGATGTAGCCCAGCGAGCCGGTGTGGTTTGGGAGGGCTCGCACACGCTGCATGACTATGAGTCGAGCATCAAACTGGGAACGTTGTATCTATTTGAGCAGATTATGCAGTTTAAGGATGTTCGAAAAGCTCTGGTTGCATATAATATGGGAGAGACCCGTTTGAGGAATTTAATGCGAGCCAAAGCTCCTCTCCCCAAGGAATATTTCACAAAAGTTATGAAGAATTACAAAATGCTCAAGGAGACCTATTGTTCTTGAAATCGACAGTTGTGATGGCCGTGAAAGCAGTCGCGGTGATGACCCTTCTCTCAATGGTCTGGGCTGGCTGCGGCGGCTC is a window of Candidatus Zixiibacteriota bacterium DNA encoding:
- a CDS encoding HU family DNA-binding protein, with amino-acid sequence MTKDEMIAMIAQSTGITKGQATSAMLTFMEGVTTQLKKGKKVSFTGFGTFSISKKKARTGRNPQTGAAIAIPATKVPVFRAGKRLKEAVRK
- a CDS encoding DNA translocase FtsK 4TM domain-containing protein — protein: MAKSRRRKYLSAWRIIVGVGCTVLAMLLFVSLASHQSIDDDRVIEKVDGRLNPFELPWENKGGMLGAYSTFALRTMLGWLSVFVPLGLIFFSIRMFAVKKADTFRFHSLLLFVICLLGAMVYNLHLIGVNTESDFDPRGGGLIGQSLTELIVKLVGPVGSYIFLSGTGLVLLLVYTSIVPLLSSWVRVPGSKLAKKSYRLLAGAFNSIYTSLRFGEPPNIEDESGLDSDSIEDFDSDRQVAPNESPSEDGSEFSDELATATNKKRTVPKKTAQPVQIKSVDYTYPSVELLQPNPITESAVSVEELLATSRALKETLETFGISIDGGIEKYPGPVITRYEFKPGVGIKVNQILGLADDLALALKAKRIRIIAPIPGKAAVGIEIPNRNQQMVYLREILDSPEYKDASIRLPLALGKTTSGKPFVADLTRMPHLLVAGATGSGKSVCMNILISSLIYRFHPMQIKFVFIDPKMLELSIYSGIPHLSRAVVTKPKMAEKVLADTVVEMESRYRRLAIASVRNIEDFNRKQKNEEDKLAYIVVFVDELADLMMSSTSTKTELLITRLAQMARAVGIHLVLATQRPSVDVITGLIKANFPARISFQVSSKVDSRTIIDGNGAEKLLGNGDMLFLQAGQPEPMRIHGAYVSSEETERLVTFIKDQNINLNPEESAFPESEDDSESDIDLGDPLFREACEVVIRHKQGSVSLLQRRLGIGYQRAARLIDKLEQAGVVSVFDGSKAREVLVDKIYLESLTNSSPRKVSSETP
- a CDS encoding putative LPS assembly protein LptD; the encoded protein is MRVLLFATFLLTLSSFPAQSQTRERLDLHHADALEVILGLQDTTVVDGSVIFKTTSGLIYCDSAVWVKGLTVKLMGNVRVDDAEYQLTADEVDYNLVTQEAFANGPYVELWSKQDSLFAVGTEALYNKSTKYFRMGNRPTMYLNYPDSANMVEVIAENIEYDGMRVRAEATGNVIITSNEVSTSSGCAIMRPDLNILDLYQSPVATKGKSRISGGLISIISLDKQISRIDVLDSARGEFTEPVDSAGLFTDRSILSGSRIIFDFAGGELAHVFSYGQAYSWYNPSSRGKSDSTQNSVSGDTIRFTLENELLDRVDVIGGAVGTFYSAKTTMKDTVSTTIVDTIDYSSRKIQYAVNDSLITLYEDAAIGSGTVALEAFQVEFDTQERIIEAFSAYEIKSRTDSSATFTSELQPNTIPVVLKDKEDVLYGDYLEYSIDTEKGRILKSKSGYETGFFYGEQLYREKRDIFYLDDGRYTTCDADEPHFHFHSKRLKLIENDRLIAKPVVLSIGRLPILAIPYYVFPLKKGRHSGILPFTFGNIERGERYIRNVGYYFAPSEFWDAQAALDYYEQQRSVNFYGKLNYNRRYLFNGSFDGNYTRQTGYNRSTADEFKSARWTLRGSHNHDISPSFRVTSSGQIQSDATYYNDFSTNLSDRLNRVLSSRLNFSKRFSQSVSLSGLFSQELDLDRDSRTTTFPALSLSLPVIRPFGAGNVDEKGILDQAWFNRLTVSYRPSLLNYSSRSVSKRVDVDTALFADTLVTDTLILIDTLSSHNRKQYTRIDHPFTASLPLTIARYFTLSPGFSYTENWFRIYNTAFADSQGIEAGAYRTYLYSTGVGLSTKLYGTVTPNIFGLAGLRQVLTPNVSYSYTPQLNRFPEIRAYAGGGAGSTRRSQAVLLGLDQVYQARVGEGEFARVYQLLSVTTNFGYDFEAGERKYSDLNTSFSSTLLPRINFYGSLTHSLYEQNSNTLNFWSPSLQSFDFNASISLNGTSFIFDDVFSRQPQGVDSASHVGVGGQFGGRKGWDLSATYSFSESGYHTLYRKESFIRFSLQFNLTSQTTVDYSQYYDFGEGQTINNEVSITRTIHCWTGNFYWVPIGSNHGYGFRLFVTAIPAIKIDNSQSNLNSGTFFNNR
- the rimO gene encoding 30S ribosomal protein S12 methylthiotransferase RimO, producing MKFFISKLGCPKNDVDGDYIAARLIDEGHTPVATAEEAESVIVNTCGFILPAKEESINEILRMGQLKNEGTVKTVYATGCLTQRYGDDLLEGIPELDGAFGHGALDSIARAVTNSSKLKTTVKIESRKLGYLSWKNRFIADSLPYSYLKISDGCDRTCTYCAIPGMRGKFRSRPLDSIVNEAEFLAKNGKKELILVSQEATLYGYELPGKPTIVTLLEELEKIQGVEWIRLMYQYPAHLTDNLIDYLADENKTLTYYDLPFQHANTDVLKRMNRMIDKQNIERLISRIKSTGNNPALRTTFIVGFPGETDEEFEDLRDFVIEHRFERMGVFTYSAEEGTPAGTMANQIPEAIKKERMEELMSIQHDIAREINLELIGSVQDVIVDYVNGDAIGQGRTKADCPDIDQEVVVKGENLSVGDIRRVRIESLDGYDLIGRVVEA
- a CDS encoding outer membrane lipoprotein carrier protein LolA, whose protein sequence is MNKTLGMAIVVSFVIVSQGRGDSFDSIKKELSEADCVRIEFLSVLESKVFETVDTMPGTAHIAEAGSYRIQLGPDWFLYDGTDLYSYSFDNNQVTIEKVPPERALNEEISFLTRLDEFYKSYILTPGSRYRLIKQKSNDTNIPDSMIVMIDAKKKVIERVEYLDENSDRNVIHIISQNTKAACKSDQFKADISDSCDVVRIN
- a CDS encoding lytic transglycosylase domain-containing protein, coding for MIQIEKLGIFLSKPVAVILVGIYLLQSALLVYLVRDKFHLEQQIDFQQKQIGEFEEKLQILNAIEGFQIGFSDDEVRSLTEVIYSESNKYDYDPMFILAVILVESSFKRGQQSEKGAMGLMQMIPYVGEDVAQRAGVVWEGSHTLHDYESSIKLGTLYLFEQIMQFKDVRKALVAYNMGETRLRNLMRAKAPLPKEYFTKVMKNYKMLKETYCS